A part of Prolixibacteraceae bacterium genomic DNA contains:
- a CDS encoding acyl-CoA thioesterase has product MKYRSVNYRVCFADTDAMGIVYYANYLHFFEMGRNAFIRDVFKSYKEIEESGVQMPVASVEVKYRRPAQYDELLEVRTSVKSLSQVKMSVYTEVYNQENILLCSGTTVLAFLDKVTHRPRRVPKDMMLALNEYLSEPELV; this is encoded by the coding sequence ATGAAGTACCGATCAGTTAATTACAGAGTTTGCTTTGCAGATACCGATGCGATGGGGATAGTTTACTATGCCAATTATCTACACTTCTTTGAAATGGGGCGCAATGCTTTTATTCGAGATGTGTTTAAGTCGTATAAAGAGATTGAAGAGTCAGGAGTTCAGATGCCTGTTGCTTCAGTTGAAGTGAAATATCGAAGACCAGCTCAGTATGATGAGCTATTAGAGGTGCGGACTTCCGTGAAATCCCTATCTCAAGTGAAGATGAGTGTATATACAGAAGTGTATAACCAAGAGAATATTTTATTGTGTTCAGGAACAACAGTTCTAGCATTTTTGGATAAAGTTACTCATCGCCCGAGAAGAGTTCCTAAAGACATGATGTTAGCATTAAATGAATATTTGAGTGAACCAGAATTGGTTTAG
- a CDS encoding LysE family translocator, which produces MFLELFVKGVIIGLCASIPLGPIGVLCVQKTINKNRRAGFYAGLGAASSDTIYAIIAGFSLNYIIEVIRTHEVMFRFFGAGILIILGWHIFKSDPSADVQKFKRKTASYWQDYFFTFLLTFSNPLAILIFFSIFARFKLVINTSDPLPAAMLIGGIFIGATLWWFSLTSLVNMFRHKFNMQNLRLGNRIAGSVIIVFAVTTLLFYWFG; this is translated from the coding sequence ATGTTTTTAGAATTATTTGTAAAGGGAGTGATTATTGGACTTTGTGCTTCGATTCCTCTAGGACCTATTGGTGTATTATGTGTACAAAAAACAATAAATAAAAATCGACGCGCAGGCTTTTATGCTGGATTGGGTGCCGCCTCTTCCGATACAATTTATGCAATTATTGCTGGCTTTAGTTTGAATTATATTATTGAGGTTATTCGTACCCATGAAGTGATGTTTCGTTTTTTTGGGGCAGGAATCTTAATTATTTTAGGTTGGCATATTTTTAAGTCAGACCCATCTGCAGATGTGCAGAAGTTTAAACGAAAGACGGCATCATATTGGCAAGACTATTTTTTTACATTTTTGCTTACTTTCTCAAATCCATTGGCGATACTGATTTTCTTTTCAATCTTTGCAAGATTCAAGTTGGTCATCAATACTAGTGATCCACTTCCAGCAGCCATGTTGATAGGGGGTATCTTTATTGGTGCGACATTATGGTGGTTCTCACTGACATCGCTTGTAAATATGTTTCGTCATAAGTTTAATATGCAAAACCTAAGGTTAGGGAATAGAATCGCAGGTTCAGTTATTATTGTATTTGCAGTGACAACATTACTGTTCTATTGGTTTGGCTAA